The nucleotide window AGCATCATGGCATCGCCATTCGCCACTCCCACGGCATCCACCTGCTTTGCGGCAAAGGCATCCATAGAAGGGCCATAATCAAACCATTCCAGCTTGACATTGACATCATGCTTTTTGAAGAAGCCCTTCTTATCGGCAATTTCCCACGCGGTCCATCCCGGCCAATCACTGTAGGCAATTTTCAGCAGGGGCTTTTGAGCATATACGGCAGCAACGGCCGCAGTAACACATACCAGAAGTATTTTTGTCAAATTCATAATATCCTCACTTGTTTGCCAAGGATGTAGCAAAAGGTATGCCAATTTTCAAAATGGGCCAAATTTTGAAAAAAAACGCATTTTCAAGCGACATAAGAACTTTGCAACATTTTTATAGTTCCGCAATTTGTAAAACACTTTTAAAAAGTCCACCCGCATTTCAAAAAATGTAAATCCTGTAATTTGTGTAAATTAACGAATTTCGGATAAACTCGAAAAAATCTTTTCAAAAAAACTTTTGTAACCTCTTTACAAAAGTGAAGCCGCGTCACTATATTTTAAGGCATGAAACAAACGAACACAACAGCGGAATTAAAAAAACATAACACACGTGCCGTCAAGACAGCACTGCTTTCACTCGGTGCAGCCACGAAGGCGGAGCTTTCGCAGACAACAGGACTCAGCGTCGTCACCTGCGGCACCATTTTGAACGAATTAACCGCTGCAGGCGAAATCACCGAAGAATCCCAGCGCATTTCTAGCGGCGGGCGCCCCGCCATAGCCTACCAGTACAATCACGAATGGGGCAAGTCACTCTGCATATACGCCTACTCCGACAACGAAGAAAAGCTTCTGCATTTCCGCGTCCAGGATATCTGCGGCAACATCAAGCAAAACGGGACCTTCAGGGAAAGACTCATTTCTCCCGAAGTCATCATCTCCAATATCCGCAAAATCCTGAAAAAGGAAACCGACATCAAAATCATCGTTATCGGCGTACAGGGTTGCGTCAATAACGGCATCATCGAGTTTTCAGACATCGAGGAACTCCGTGGAACAAATCTGGCAGAAAGAATTGAACACGCGCTAAAAATTCCGACCGTTGTCGAGAACGACATGAATACCATTGCGTTAGGTTATTCAAAATCAAACAGCAACGAGAAAAACGTGGCGCTACTCTTTTTCCCGAAAAGGAATACACCTGCGGGCGGATTCATCGTTGACGGAAAAATCCTTCGCGGCACATCCAACCTGGCCGGCGAACTTTCGTACTACCCCTTCAATTTCAACAAGAGCAGCCAGACGGCGGCCTTCAGCGACATAGAGTACGCGATGCCTATCGTGAACCAGCTTGTCACCGCGGCAGTCGTCTTCCTCGATCCCGCACAGATCGTGCTTACCGGCGGGCTTGCATCCGAAATGAACGAACAGGCCATCGTCCAGCACTTGCGCAGGCATCTGGACCGTTTGCAGCTGCCACGAATCATCATCAAGCCCAACACCGAAAGCGAATATTTCGCAGGGCTCTACAACCTTGCCATGGAACATCTTTTGGAATTATAACAGGAGGATTTATGGACCTCAGAATTTCATCCCTCTTAAACGCATACCGCAGCGGAGCGACAACTCCACGCGCCGTCATCGAATACGTCCTTGACGAAATGGAAAAGGCTCCCGCACAAATCTGGATTAGCCGCCTTTCGAAGGAGGCCCTGGAAAAATACCTAGAACCTCTCGAAAAGTTTTCCTGCATCCCCGAGAACATGCCACTTTTCGGAATCCCGTTCGCCATCAAGGACAACATCGACGTAGAAGGGTTCAAAAGCACCTCGGCATGCCCCGCCTACGCCTAT belongs to Fibrobacter sp. UWT2 and includes:
- a CDS encoding ROK family protein, producing MKQTNTTAELKKHNTRAVKTALLSLGAATKAELSQTTGLSVVTCGTILNELTAAGEITEESQRISSGGRPAIAYQYNHEWGKSLCIYAYSDNEEKLLHFRVQDICGNIKQNGTFRERLISPEVIISNIRKILKKETDIKIIVIGVQGCVNNGIIEFSDIEELRGTNLAERIEHALKIPTVVENDMNTIALGYSKSNSNEKNVALLFFPKRNTPAGGFIVDGKILRGTSNLAGELSYYPFNFNKSSQTAAFSDIEYAMPIVNQLVTAAVVFLDPAQIVLTGGLASEMNEQAIVQHLRRHLDRLQLPRIIIKPNTESEYFAGLYNLAMEHLLEL